From one Triticum urartu cultivar G1812 chromosome 3, Tu2.1, whole genome shotgun sequence genomic stretch:
- the LOC125543440 gene encoding B3 domain-containing protein Os01g0234100-like isoform X4: MSIDRSLKKKRGRPAGGGSPSVSKSERDKMVMEQKMALVHRRLALLDSEGDKEADVVPTATMDDRLAIVVDQQPVVVNGDDTDDEDEYVPLRIVRPRSVDSEQKRLLDVSQTHNAQDTGTAKKKRGRPVNAKIDMEQKLNMSTPGLGLVESGGSNSSKSDVDDDLVPMVRTVVAAVNCQKTCASVQGNFGSAMERAEEVLVKLPAEHPSFVKYMLHSHVVHGFWLGLPSDFCNKHLPKKDTAIVLEDEDGHNYDAKYLGAKQGLSAGWRGFAINHGIKVGDVVVFQLVSSAKFKVYILRANNFTTTDGALGLLCLEGGKEKIPKEESSIDVKSEEKPKVAQSDSSNLASESITDGIKFSDTVIDFDNVKDFSSFSIVVDGLVIDCEFPDHLRETYYELCCAQKSFLHKELLKGLNLTLVVGAIMETIDIAEGIRACKARAPSCRDFVVWKKNLQALKLLGMNVDFLLKRVDDLLSLPARPRAPAEVKLERARTVAKIKAVESRISSVKDTLEEIDMEMEELESSVKIVDEMMQLLATAPW; encoded by the exons ATGTCGATCGATCGGTCCCTCAAG aagaagagagggaggccaGCAGGAGGAGGTTCCCCCTCTGTCAGCAAGAGCGAGCGAGATAAGATGGTCATGGAGCAGAAGATGGCACTGGTGCACCGAAGGCTCGCCTTGCTCGACAGCGAGGGCGACAAGGAAGCTGATGTTGTGCCGACGGCCACAATG GATGATAGGCTTGCAATTGTTGTTGATCAACAGCCTGTCGTTGTTAATGGCGACGATACAGATGACGAGGATGAATATGTTCCTTTGAGA ATTGTGCGGCCACGGAGTGTGGACAGTGAGCAAAAAAGGCTGCTTGATGTTTCTCAAACACACAATGCCCAGGATACTGGCACTGCTAAA aagaagagagggaggcctGTCAACGCCAAGATTGACATGGAGCAGAAGTTGAATATGTCAACGCCGGGGCTTGGCTTGGTTGAGAGCGGCGGCAGTAACAGCAGCAAGAGCGACGTAGATGATGATCTTGTGCCGATGGTGAGAACTGTG GTAGCTGCTGTTAATTGCCAAAAGACATGTGCAAG CGTTCAGGGTAACTTTGGGTCTGCTATGGAGAGAGCTGAGGAGGTACTTGTGAAGTTACCAGCCGAACATCCTAGCTTTGTCAAGTATATGCTACATTCACATGTTGTTCATGGTTTTTGGCTG GGTCTACCGTCTGACTTCTGCAACAAGCATCTCCCAAAGAAGGACACTGCTATTGTGCTAGAAGATGAGGATGGGCACAACTATGATGCAAAATATCTAGGAGCCAAGCAAGGACTTAGTGCTGGTTGGAGAGGTTTTGCGATTAATCATGGTATCAAGGTCGGAGATGTTGTAGTCTTTCAACTTGTCAGTTCAGCAAAGTTTAAG GTCTATATATTAAGAGCGAACAACTTCACTACAACTGATGGAGCACTTGGTCTCCTGTGTCTGGAAGGTGGCAAGGAGAAGATACCGA AAGAAGAAAGTTCCATTGATGTCAAATCTGAGGAGAAGCCAAAGGTTGCTCAGAGCGACAGCAGCAACCTAGCCAGTGAGTCAATAACAGATGGCATCAAATTTTCAGACACAGTCATCGATTTCGACAACGTGAAAGATTTCAGCAGCTTCAGCATCGTCGTAGACGGCCTGGTCATCGACTGCGAGTTCCCTGACCACCTGCGCGAGACGTACTACGAGCTGTGCTGTGCCCAGAAGTCGTTCCTTCACAAGGAGCTGCTCAAAGGGCTAAACCTCACACTCGTGGTGGGAGCCATCATGGAGACTATCGACATCGCGGAGGGCATCAGGGCCTGCAAGGCACGCGCTCCTTCCTGCAGGGACTTTGTGGTCTGGAAGAAGAACTTGCAGGCCTTGAAGCTCCTGGGCATGAATGTGGACTTCCTGCTGAAACGCGTCGATGATCTCCTCAGCCTCCCTGCTCGACCCAGAGCCCCTGCTGAGGTAAAACTGGAGCGGGCACGCACCGTCGCGAAAATCAAGGCGGTCGAGTCCAGGATTTCGAGTGTGAAGGACACTCTCGAGGAGATTGACATGGAGATGGAGGAGCTGGAGTCCAGCGTGAAGATAGTGGATGAGATGATGCAGCTGTTAGCGACCGCGCCGTGGTAG
- the LOC125543440 gene encoding B3 domain-containing protein Os01g0234100-like isoform X2 — protein sequence MSIDRSLKKKRGRPAGGGSPSVSKSERDKMVMEQKMALVHRRLALLDSEGDKEADVVPTATMDDRLAIVVDQQPVVVNGDDTDDEDEYVPLRIVRPRSVDSEQKRLLDVSQTHNAQDTGTAKKKRGRPVNAKIDMEQKLNMSTPGLGLVESGGSNSSKSDVDDDLVPMVAAVNCQKTCASVQGNFGSAMERAEEVLVKLPAEHPSFVKYMLHSHVVHGFWLGLPSDFCNKHLPKKDTAIVLEDEDGHNYDAKYLGAKQGLSAGWRGFAINHGIKVGDVVVFQLVSSAKFKVYILRANNFTTTDGALGLLCLEGGKEKIPKEESSNDVKSEAGKENIPKEESSNDVKSKAGKEKILKEESSNDVKSEAVKEKIPKEESSIDVKSEEKPKVAQSDSSNLASESITDGIKFSDTVIDFDNVKDFSSFSIVVDGLVIDCEFPDHLRETYYELCCAQKSFLHKELLKGLNLTLVVGAIMETIDIAEGIRACKARAPSCRDFVVWKKNLQALKLLGMNVDFLLKRVDDLLSLPARPRAPAEVKLERARTVAKIKAVESRISSVKDTLEEIDMEMEELESSVKIVDEMMQLLATAPW from the exons ATGTCGATCGATCGGTCCCTCAAG aagaagagagggaggccaGCAGGAGGAGGTTCCCCCTCTGTCAGCAAGAGCGAGCGAGATAAGATGGTCATGGAGCAGAAGATGGCACTGGTGCACCGAAGGCTCGCCTTGCTCGACAGCGAGGGCGACAAGGAAGCTGATGTTGTGCCGACGGCCACAATG GATGATAGGCTTGCAATTGTTGTTGATCAACAGCCTGTCGTTGTTAATGGCGACGATACAGATGACGAGGATGAATATGTTCCTTTGAGA ATTGTGCGGCCACGGAGTGTGGACAGTGAGCAAAAAAGGCTGCTTGATGTTTCTCAAACACACAATGCCCAGGATACTGGCACTGCTAAA aagaagagagggaggcctGTCAACGCCAAGATTGACATGGAGCAGAAGTTGAATATGTCAACGCCGGGGCTTGGCTTGGTTGAGAGCGGCGGCAGTAACAGCAGCAAGAGCGACGTAGATGATGATCTTGTGCCGATG GTAGCTGCTGTTAATTGCCAAAAGACATGTGCAAG CGTTCAGGGTAACTTTGGGTCTGCTATGGAGAGAGCTGAGGAGGTACTTGTGAAGTTACCAGCCGAACATCCTAGCTTTGTCAAGTATATGCTACATTCACATGTTGTTCATGGTTTTTGGCTG GGTCTACCGTCTGACTTCTGCAACAAGCATCTCCCAAAGAAGGACACTGCTATTGTGCTAGAAGATGAGGATGGGCACAACTATGATGCAAAATATCTAGGAGCCAAGCAAGGACTTAGTGCTGGTTGGAGAGGTTTTGCGATTAATCATGGTATCAAGGTCGGAGATGTTGTAGTCTTTCAACTTGTCAGTTCAGCAAAGTTTAAG GTCTATATATTAAGAGCGAACAACTTCACTACAACTGATGGAGCACTTGGTCTCCTGTGTCTGGAAGGTGGCAAGGAGAAGATACCGA AAGAAGAAAGTTCCAATGATGTCAAATCTGAAGCTGGCAAGGAGAACATACCGA AAGAAGAAAGTTCCAATGATGTCAAATCTAAAGCTGGCAAGGAGAAGATACTGA AAGAAGAAAGTTCCAATGATGTCAAATCTGAAGCTGTCAAGGAGAAGATACCGA AAGAAGAAAGTTCCATTGATGTCAAATCTGAGGAGAAGCCAAAGGTTGCTCAGAGCGACAGCAGCAACCTAGCCAGTGAGTCAATAACAGATGGCATCAAATTTTCAGACACAGTCATCGATTTCGACAACGTGAAAGATTTCAGCAGCTTCAGCATCGTCGTAGACGGCCTGGTCATCGACTGCGAGTTCCCTGACCACCTGCGCGAGACGTACTACGAGCTGTGCTGTGCCCAGAAGTCGTTCCTTCACAAGGAGCTGCTCAAAGGGCTAAACCTCACACTCGTGGTGGGAGCCATCATGGAGACTATCGACATCGCGGAGGGCATCAGGGCCTGCAAGGCACGCGCTCCTTCCTGCAGGGACTTTGTGGTCTGGAAGAAGAACTTGCAGGCCTTGAAGCTCCTGGGCATGAATGTGGACTTCCTGCTGAAACGCGTCGATGATCTCCTCAGCCTCCCTGCTCGACCCAGAGCCCCTGCTGAGGTAAAACTGGAGCGGGCACGCACCGTCGCGAAAATCAAGGCGGTCGAGTCCAGGATTTCGAGTGTGAAGGACACTCTCGAGGAGATTGACATGGAGATGGAGGAGCTGGAGTCCAGCGTGAAGATAGTGGATGAGATGATGCAGCTGTTAGCGACCGCGCCGTGGTAG
- the LOC125543440 gene encoding B3 domain-containing protein Os01g0234100-like isoform X3 yields MSIDRSLKKKRGRPAGGGSPSVSKSERDKMVMEQKMALVHRRLALLDSEGDKEADVVPTATMDDRLAIVVDQQPVVVNGDDTDDEDEYVPLRIVRPRSVDSEQKRLLDVSQTHNAQDTGTAKKKRGRPVNAKIDMEQKLNMSTPGLGLVESGGSNSSKSDVDDDLVPMVRTVVAAVNCQKTCASVQGNFGSAMERAEEVLVKLPAEHPSFVKYMLHSHVVHGFWLGLPSDFCNKHLPKKDTAIVLEDEDGHNYDAKYLGAKQGLSAGWRGFAINHGIKVGDVVVFQLVSSAKFKVYILRANNFTTTDGALGLLCLEGGKEKIPKEESSNDVKSEAGKENIPKEESSNDVKSEAVKEKIPKEESSIDVKSEEKPKVAQSDSSNLASESITDGIKFSDTVIDFDNVKDFSSFSIVVDGLVIDCEFPDHLRETYYELCCAQKSFLHKELLKGLNLTLVVGAIMETIDIAEGIRACKARAPSCRDFVVWKKNLQALKLLGMNVDFLLKRVDDLLSLPARPRAPAEVKLERARTVAKIKAVESRISSVKDTLEEIDMEMEELESSVKIVDEMMQLLATAPW; encoded by the exons ATGTCGATCGATCGGTCCCTCAAG aagaagagagggaggccaGCAGGAGGAGGTTCCCCCTCTGTCAGCAAGAGCGAGCGAGATAAGATGGTCATGGAGCAGAAGATGGCACTGGTGCACCGAAGGCTCGCCTTGCTCGACAGCGAGGGCGACAAGGAAGCTGATGTTGTGCCGACGGCCACAATG GATGATAGGCTTGCAATTGTTGTTGATCAACAGCCTGTCGTTGTTAATGGCGACGATACAGATGACGAGGATGAATATGTTCCTTTGAGA ATTGTGCGGCCACGGAGTGTGGACAGTGAGCAAAAAAGGCTGCTTGATGTTTCTCAAACACACAATGCCCAGGATACTGGCACTGCTAAA aagaagagagggaggcctGTCAACGCCAAGATTGACATGGAGCAGAAGTTGAATATGTCAACGCCGGGGCTTGGCTTGGTTGAGAGCGGCGGCAGTAACAGCAGCAAGAGCGACGTAGATGATGATCTTGTGCCGATGGTGAGAACTGTG GTAGCTGCTGTTAATTGCCAAAAGACATGTGCAAG CGTTCAGGGTAACTTTGGGTCTGCTATGGAGAGAGCTGAGGAGGTACTTGTGAAGTTACCAGCCGAACATCCTAGCTTTGTCAAGTATATGCTACATTCACATGTTGTTCATGGTTTTTGGCTG GGTCTACCGTCTGACTTCTGCAACAAGCATCTCCCAAAGAAGGACACTGCTATTGTGCTAGAAGATGAGGATGGGCACAACTATGATGCAAAATATCTAGGAGCCAAGCAAGGACTTAGTGCTGGTTGGAGAGGTTTTGCGATTAATCATGGTATCAAGGTCGGAGATGTTGTAGTCTTTCAACTTGTCAGTTCAGCAAAGTTTAAG GTCTATATATTAAGAGCGAACAACTTCACTACAACTGATGGAGCACTTGGTCTCCTGTGTCTGGAAGGTGGCAAGGAGAAGATACCGA AAGAAGAAAGTTCCAATGATGTCAAATCTGAAGCTGGCAAGGAGAACATACCGA AAGAAGAAAGTTCCAATGATGTCAAATCTGAAGCTGTCAAGGAGAAGATACCGA AAGAAGAAAGTTCCATTGATGTCAAATCTGAGGAGAAGCCAAAGGTTGCTCAGAGCGACAGCAGCAACCTAGCCAGTGAGTCAATAACAGATGGCATCAAATTTTCAGACACAGTCATCGATTTCGACAACGTGAAAGATTTCAGCAGCTTCAGCATCGTCGTAGACGGCCTGGTCATCGACTGCGAGTTCCCTGACCACCTGCGCGAGACGTACTACGAGCTGTGCTGTGCCCAGAAGTCGTTCCTTCACAAGGAGCTGCTCAAAGGGCTAAACCTCACACTCGTGGTGGGAGCCATCATGGAGACTATCGACATCGCGGAGGGCATCAGGGCCTGCAAGGCACGCGCTCCTTCCTGCAGGGACTTTGTGGTCTGGAAGAAGAACTTGCAGGCCTTGAAGCTCCTGGGCATGAATGTGGACTTCCTGCTGAAACGCGTCGATGATCTCCTCAGCCTCCCTGCTCGACCCAGAGCCCCTGCTGAGGTAAAACTGGAGCGGGCACGCACCGTCGCGAAAATCAAGGCGGTCGAGTCCAGGATTTCGAGTGTGAAGGACACTCTCGAGGAGATTGACATGGAGATGGAGGAGCTGGAGTCCAGCGTGAAGATAGTGGATGAGATGATGCAGCTGTTAGCGACCGCGCCGTGGTAG
- the LOC125543440 gene encoding B3 domain-containing protein Os01g0234100-like isoform X1, producing MSIDRSLKKKRGRPAGGGSPSVSKSERDKMVMEQKMALVHRRLALLDSEGDKEADVVPTATMDDRLAIVVDQQPVVVNGDDTDDEDEYVPLRIVRPRSVDSEQKRLLDVSQTHNAQDTGTAKKKRGRPVNAKIDMEQKLNMSTPGLGLVESGGSNSSKSDVDDDLVPMVRTVVAAVNCQKTCASVQGNFGSAMERAEEVLVKLPAEHPSFVKYMLHSHVVHGFWLGLPSDFCNKHLPKKDTAIVLEDEDGHNYDAKYLGAKQGLSAGWRGFAINHGIKVGDVVVFQLVSSAKFKVYILRANNFTTTDGALGLLCLEGGKEKIPKEESSNDVKSEAGKENIPKEESSNDVKSKAGKEKILKEESSNDVKSEAVKEKIPKEESSIDVKSEEKPKVAQSDSSNLASESITDGIKFSDTVIDFDNVKDFSSFSIVVDGLVIDCEFPDHLRETYYELCCAQKSFLHKELLKGLNLTLVVGAIMETIDIAEGIRACKARAPSCRDFVVWKKNLQALKLLGMNVDFLLKRVDDLLSLPARPRAPAEVKLERARTVAKIKAVESRISSVKDTLEEIDMEMEELESSVKIVDEMMQLLATAPW from the exons ATGTCGATCGATCGGTCCCTCAAG aagaagagagggaggccaGCAGGAGGAGGTTCCCCCTCTGTCAGCAAGAGCGAGCGAGATAAGATGGTCATGGAGCAGAAGATGGCACTGGTGCACCGAAGGCTCGCCTTGCTCGACAGCGAGGGCGACAAGGAAGCTGATGTTGTGCCGACGGCCACAATG GATGATAGGCTTGCAATTGTTGTTGATCAACAGCCTGTCGTTGTTAATGGCGACGATACAGATGACGAGGATGAATATGTTCCTTTGAGA ATTGTGCGGCCACGGAGTGTGGACAGTGAGCAAAAAAGGCTGCTTGATGTTTCTCAAACACACAATGCCCAGGATACTGGCACTGCTAAA aagaagagagggaggcctGTCAACGCCAAGATTGACATGGAGCAGAAGTTGAATATGTCAACGCCGGGGCTTGGCTTGGTTGAGAGCGGCGGCAGTAACAGCAGCAAGAGCGACGTAGATGATGATCTTGTGCCGATGGTGAGAACTGTG GTAGCTGCTGTTAATTGCCAAAAGACATGTGCAAG CGTTCAGGGTAACTTTGGGTCTGCTATGGAGAGAGCTGAGGAGGTACTTGTGAAGTTACCAGCCGAACATCCTAGCTTTGTCAAGTATATGCTACATTCACATGTTGTTCATGGTTTTTGGCTG GGTCTACCGTCTGACTTCTGCAACAAGCATCTCCCAAAGAAGGACACTGCTATTGTGCTAGAAGATGAGGATGGGCACAACTATGATGCAAAATATCTAGGAGCCAAGCAAGGACTTAGTGCTGGTTGGAGAGGTTTTGCGATTAATCATGGTATCAAGGTCGGAGATGTTGTAGTCTTTCAACTTGTCAGTTCAGCAAAGTTTAAG GTCTATATATTAAGAGCGAACAACTTCACTACAACTGATGGAGCACTTGGTCTCCTGTGTCTGGAAGGTGGCAAGGAGAAGATACCGA AAGAAGAAAGTTCCAATGATGTCAAATCTGAAGCTGGCAAGGAGAACATACCGA AAGAAGAAAGTTCCAATGATGTCAAATCTAAAGCTGGCAAGGAGAAGATACTGA AAGAAGAAAGTTCCAATGATGTCAAATCTGAAGCTGTCAAGGAGAAGATACCGA AAGAAGAAAGTTCCATTGATGTCAAATCTGAGGAGAAGCCAAAGGTTGCTCAGAGCGACAGCAGCAACCTAGCCAGTGAGTCAATAACAGATGGCATCAAATTTTCAGACACAGTCATCGATTTCGACAACGTGAAAGATTTCAGCAGCTTCAGCATCGTCGTAGACGGCCTGGTCATCGACTGCGAGTTCCCTGACCACCTGCGCGAGACGTACTACGAGCTGTGCTGTGCCCAGAAGTCGTTCCTTCACAAGGAGCTGCTCAAAGGGCTAAACCTCACACTCGTGGTGGGAGCCATCATGGAGACTATCGACATCGCGGAGGGCATCAGGGCCTGCAAGGCACGCGCTCCTTCCTGCAGGGACTTTGTGGTCTGGAAGAAGAACTTGCAGGCCTTGAAGCTCCTGGGCATGAATGTGGACTTCCTGCTGAAACGCGTCGATGATCTCCTCAGCCTCCCTGCTCGACCCAGAGCCCCTGCTGAGGTAAAACTGGAGCGGGCACGCACCGTCGCGAAAATCAAGGCGGTCGAGTCCAGGATTTCGAGTGTGAAGGACACTCTCGAGGAGATTGACATGGAGATGGAGGAGCTGGAGTCCAGCGTGAAGATAGTGGATGAGATGATGCAGCTGTTAGCGACCGCGCCGTGGTAG